In one window of Trichoderma breve strain T069 chromosome 7 map unlocalized scaffold00008, whole genome shotgun sequence DNA:
- a CDS encoding fungal specific transcription factor domain-containing protein, which translates to MVMNDSGHRVSRASNMSNSAAAASVGSNSANADDSASTITVNTTPKAPPNFPPPKTDKPRPHVCATCQRSFARLEHLKRHERSHTKEKPFECPECSRCFARRDLLLRHQQKLHQTSTPSARPRNRRESTSGVPPGQSRARKNSVVGASHAATAPNPGAANTMRPRANTISHVDGAAMQMIATANANVARGMHAGHSRHPSLAGLPIHNFDPVFGGMSMTMGQRATLAHGLPKLETGQIGGTDLENALRTAPPLAAFNPEFDFESYLFAPGTTINPNALHYNDSPPSMVMEQASPFAQALNDIPSNPAFDDSFDWLSGFEHQMSFQTNENVVDESSPSALSTTSQSGISDVMLDGSNHPAPAGTSTMWQPSVMGPPQMPNPFALDLNGSVFPDLLNGAPLSPQPATQKINDPYFSTPPPSLSSLSPSVVSGLNTQSINQTLGFNAGPETPSSLNGVNHGASPVTTITDATRNAIVTILSQCLPFGGRKYPFTSPQSPQFQSPSPAQAANVPSTQNLQRYVSAYISYFHPHFPFLHLPTLSFDMSTSPSGRQNGVGGSGCLVLAMAAIGALYEMEQAQSKDLFTMAKKMIFYYLEERRKADVRKADIRRSTHSGDPDQPSSSSQGRDSSAHTPVWLVQAMLLNVVYGHNCGDKTISDIASTHCAALVSLAQAADLLRPEQEDGQDTRMFDDSMWNRKSELEQRQEWLQWKRKEERKRTLYAVFIMSSLLVAAYNHTPALTNSEILLDLPCDEEFFAAESATHFFAKGGPDAANHNRLKFCDALGELLRTNERQQKHMAMNGGQHSPAELPSTNLRPSTFGCLILINALHNYIWETRQRHHNKVWTNEETEKMHRHIEPALKAWQVAWASNPKHTVERPNPYGMGPLSADAIPLLDLAYVRLFVNLSRSKEKFWQRDWDGMAEELARGTEIVQHAEHSPGSNAEPMGNDNFDSSLFTGSPSASVAGSDPSGKFSNGSQFATRSISRRERHLRKAAFYAADSLAMSDKLGVTFADFTSRELPLQSAMCAFDCAQVLAEWVATLQDRVGPYLGILGQKHIEPSQMPAIMLLEEDDIKLLDRIQEVLSSAEMKISLDLMASLTATDAGTPDDGQAGYATKILRVTSQMLDKAAVWPVTHLMARCLDSHATRMRARTEKSTALTSD; encoded by the exons ATGGTAATGAATGATTCTGGCCACCGGGTGTCGCGCGCCTCCAACATGTCCAACTCGGCCGCAGCCGCCAGCGTTGGCAGCAACTCTGCAAACGCAGACGACTCTG CATCTACCATTACTGTCAATACCACGCCCAAGGCTCCTCCAAACTTTCCTCCGCCAAAGACCGACAAGCCTCGCCCGCACGTCTGCGCGACTTGCCAGCGCTCCTTCGCCCGCCTGGAGCACCTGAAGCGCCATGAGCGCTCGCACACAAAGGAAAAGCCGTTTGAGTGCCCCGAGTGCTCGCGATGCTTTGCCCGCCGCGACCTGCTGCTTCGTCaccagcagaagctgcaCCAGACGTCGACGCCCTCCGCTCGCCCGCGAAACCGCCGAGAGTCAACCAGCGGCGTGCCCCCAGGCCAGAGCCGGGCTCGCAAAAACAGCGTCGTGGGCGCCAGCCATGCGGCGACGGCCCCCAACCCGGGTGCCGCCAACACGATGCGTCCGCGGGCAAACACTATCAGCCACGTCGATGGGGCTGCCATGCAGATGATTGCCACGGCCAATGCCAACGTCGCTAGAGGCATGCACGCCGGGCACAGCCGTCACCCCAGTCTTGCCGGCCTGCCCATCCACAACTTCGACCCCGTGTTTGGCGGCATGTCCATGACCATGGGCCAGAGGGCGACGCTCGCGCACGGCCTCCCCAAGCTGGAGACGGGCCAGATCGGCGGTACCGATCTGGAAAATGCCCTGCGTACAGCACCTCCCCTCGCTGCCTTCAACCCCGAATTTGATTTTGAGAGCTACTTGTTCGCGCCGGGCACAACCATCAACCCCAACGCGCTTCACTATAATGATTCCCCGCCCTCGATGGTAATGGAGCAGGCCTCCCCGTTTGCGCAAGCCCTCAACGACATCCCGTCGAACCCGGCCTTTGACGACTCCTTTGACTGGCTCAGTGGATTTGAGCACCAAATGTCTTTTCAGACAAACGAAAATGTGGTGGACGAGTCGAGCCCGTCTGCTCTTAGCACGACGAGCCAGAGTGGCATCAGCGATGTCATgttggatggatcaaatcaCCCGGCGCCGGCTGGCACGAGTACCATGTGGCAACCCTCCGTGATGGGCCCCCCGCAGATGCCGAACCCGTTTGCTTTGGATCTGAATGGTTCAGTCTTTCCGGATCTCCTCAATGGAGCTCCTTTATCACCTCAGCCAGCTACTCAAAAGATCAATGACCCATACTTCTCCACGCCCCCACCATCGCTGAGCTCGTTGAGCCCTTCCGTCGTATCTGGACTGAACACGCAGAGCATTAACCAGACCCTTGGCTTCAACGCCGGCCCGGAAACCCCATCATCCCTCAACGGCGTTAACCATGGCGCTTCGCCCGTAACCACAATCACAGATGCCACCAGGAATGCCATCGTGACCATCCTCTCCCAGTGCCTGCCCTTTGGAGGCCGTAAATATCCCTTTACTTCGCCGCAGTCGCCGCAGTTCCAATCGCCCTCCCCGGCTCAGGCCGCCAACGTGCCCAGTACCCAGAATCTACAGCGTTATGTCTCAGCTTACATCTCATATTTCCATCCCCATTTCCCCTTCTTGCACCTGCCCACTCTGTCCTTTGACATGTCCACGTCCCCGAGCGGTCGCCAGAACGGTGTAGGCGGTAGTGGGTGTCTGGTGCTCGCCATGGCGGCCATTGGCGCCCTATATGAAATGGAGCAAGCCCAGTCCAAGGACCTGTTCACCATGGCTAAGAAGATGATCTTTTACTACCTCGAGGAACGACGCAAGGCCGACGTTCGCAAAGCAGATATCCGACGCAGCACGCACAGTGGCGACCCCGACCagccgtcgtcatcgtcacaAGGTAGGGATAGCTCAGCCCACACGCCCGTCTGGCTCGTCCAGGCGATGCTGCTCAACGTCGTCTACGGCCACAACTGCGGCGACAAGACCATCAGCGACATCGCCTCAACTCACTGCGCAGCGCTCGTCAGCTTGGCCCAGGCAGCCGATCTGCTACGGCCCGAGCAGGAGGATGGACAGGATACTCGCATGTTTGATGACTCAATGTGGAATAGGAAAAGTGAACTCGAACAACGACAGGAGTGGCTCCAGTGGAAGCGAAAGGAAGAGCGCAAGCGCACGCTGtacgccgtcttcatcatgtcCAGCCTCTTAGTTGCCGCTTACAACCACACCCCGGCTCTGACCAACTCTGAAATCCTGCTGGATCTCCCCTGCGACGAGGAATTCTTCGCCGCCGAATCGGCCACCCACTTCTTCGCCAAGGGCGGTCCCGACGCAGCCAACCACAATCGCCTCAAGTTCTGCGACGCCCTTGGAGAGCTCCTGCGCACAAATGAGCGACAACAGAAGCACATGGCGATGAATGGCGGCCAACACTCCCCGGCTGAGCTCCCTTCTACGAATCTCAGGCCCAGCACTTTCGGCTGCTTGATTCTCATCAACGCGCTGCACAACTACATCTGGGAAACACGACAAAGGCACCACAATAAAGTCTGGACCAACGAGGAGACGGAAAAGATGCACCGGCATATCGAGCCAGCCTTGAAGGCGTGGCAAGTGGCCTGGGCCAGCAATCCGAAACACACCGTGGAGCGTCCAAATCCGTACGGCATGGGCCCGCTTTCTGCTGACGCAATTCCCTTGCTTGACCTGGCATACGTGCGGCTGTTTGTCAATCTATCTAGGTCCAAGGAAAAGTTTTGGCAGCGAGACTGGGACGGCATGGCCGAGGAACTGGCTCGAGGAACGGAGATTGTTCAGCATGCCGAGCATTCCCCCGGATCCAACGCAGAGCCAATGGGCAACGATAACTTTGATAGCTCTCTCTTCACTGGTTCACCATCGGCCTCAGTCGCGGGCTCAGATCCCTCGGGCAAATTCTCCAACGGCTCTCAGTTCGCCACTCGTTCCATTTCCCGCCGAGAGCGACATCTACGGAAAGCCGCCTTTTATGCGGCCGATTCTTTGGCCATGTCAGACAAGCTTGGGGTAACCTTTGCTGACTTTACTAGTCGTGAGCTTCCCCTGCAGTCGGCCATGTGCGCATTTGACTGCGCGCAGGTCCTTGCCGAGTGGGTTGCTACCTTGCAAGATAGAGTCGGTCCATACTTGGGTATTTTGGGCCAGAAGCACATTGAACCTTCGCAAATGCCCGCCATCATGCtgttggaagaagacgacatcAAGCTGCTAGATAGGATACAAGAAGTCTTGTCTTCGGCGGAGATGAAGATTAGCCTGGATCTTATGGCCAGCTTGACCGCCACCGATGCCGGAACCCCAGATGATGGACAGGCTGGCTATGCAACCAAGATTCTTCGAGTTACGTCCCAGATGCTGGACAAGGCGGCCGTTTGGCCAGTTACGCATCTCATGGCCCGTTGCCTCGACAGTCACGCCACTCGGATGCGGGCCAGGACAGAAAAATCCACCGCCTTGACCTCGGATTAA
- a CDS encoding NUDIX domain-containing protein: MSVVNTAVDTNSKGGPIADFAFDESLIEWTVPKSDWLEIHDKNFDGVATSAYIFDAQGRVLLVQRAAHDSMPNLWETPGGAVDSGDDSILAGCAREVREEVGLVARRMKRLVTEGEGRGKWSVFTNRSGTRVFCGFAFEVEVDEGEVVLDPEEHQAFVWAGEEEIRRGVVGGRRIALSCLMVRNRLMEAFRLRREDGVNGV; the protein is encoded by the coding sequence ATGTCCGTCGTCAACACCGCCGTCGACACAAACTCCAAGGGCGGCCCCATCGCCGACTTTGCCTTTGACGAGTCCCTCATCGAATGGACCGTCCCGAAATCCGACTGGCTCGAGATCCACGACAAAAACTTCGACGGCGTAGCTACTTCAGCGTACATTTTCGATGCGCAAGGCCGCGTGCTGCTCGTGCAAAGGGCTGCGCACGACAGCATGCCGAATTTATGGGAAACACCCGGCGGCGCTGTCGATTCAGGCGATGACTCTATCCTAGCGGGCTGTGCGAGGGAAGTTAGGGAGGAGGTTGGGCTTgtggcgaggaggatgaagaggcttGTTACGGAGGGCGAGGGGAGGGGGAAGTGGAGTGTGTTTACGAATAGGAGTGGGACGAGGGTGTTTTGCGGGTTTGCgtttgaggttgaggttgatgagggGGAGGTTGTGCTTGATCCGGAGGAGCATCAGGCTTTTGTTTGggcgggggaggaggagattaGGAGGGGGGTTGTTggggggaggaggattgCGTTGAGTTGTTTGATGGTGAGGAATAGGTTGATGGAGGCGTTTCGGCTGAGGAGGGAGGATGGTGTGAATGGGGTTTGA
- a CDS encoding heterokaryon incompatibility protein (HET) domain-containing protein, with translation MKGWREYRPELIKSDLQNASFPLEDPPEDLYDDIATIDAYLNGGVEVEVERINRSDDGRHKVQFILTVRCHVGIRTSSDGHGALCARFRIADTSSNSVVPWDRLAGQDPLSVQVVEISRTWLKTCNDNHQSCVAESPQLPARFLDIADDADFSHVFLKELRVFDHSTDSRYVALSHCWGTGQNLCTTRSTLQKHKHGIKVSELPPTFRDADDPHDWQIESAKMASIYRDAYFVLGAACGESDAQGFLHARHWQDVVTLTPLDTGTTLALQLLPTETDEDHVDPVSQEPLSKRAWCLQERYLPRRMLLYGSQRILWECQKMSASEEGDITLHDGSHLERICKTANIPASVLARACRGRYEGDKDVNYVDWYKMVEDYTGRFITKASDRLPALSGLWKNGLIEGLTWCGSQGAEKLEEPGEYISPSWSWASVAGTVRFPIYSWYERARWSANMSDFEPLAEYVSHSLDLLDLDQHGRLKGGWLRINAPLFPIISLEPRQSSPPSLVLYFGVAPMRSPFADKTIGVRLESTHETIEAWLEGGFDKPHDENVSLDQLFVVFLTRLPLILENGFMEHRFGLIVKKTGDGEQYRRVGFVDGLVLRKVYTRLKRWALKIAGDPDAEAYGVAGFRRPLQDGDMHNLDERPNRLAYDALWVHGTDITLV, from the exons ATGAAAGGCTGGAGAGAATATCGGCCCGAACTCATCAAGAGTGACCTACAGAATGCCTCGTTCCCTCTTGAAGATCCGCCGGAAGATCTCTATGATGACATTGCGACCATTGATGCATATCTCAATGGAGGGGTTGAGGTGGAAGTCGAGCGGATCAATCGCTCGGACGACGGGCGGCACAAAGTGCAGTTCATACTGACAGTCAGATGCCATGTAGGTATCAGAACTTCCTCGGACGGCCATGGCGCGCTATGTGCTCGATTTAGAATTGCAGACACCA GCTCCAATAGTGTTGTGCCGTGGGACCGCTTGGCTGGTCAAGATCCTTTGTCCGTTCAGGTTGTTGAGATTTCTCGCACCTGGTTAAAGACTTGTAACGATAACCATCAGTCCTGTGTTGCTGAGTCTCCTCAGTTGCCAGCTCGCTTCTTGGACATAGCTGACGATGCTGATTTCTCTCATGTTTTCCTTAAAGAGCTGCGAGTCTTTGACCACAGCACAGACAGTCGCTATGTTGCTCTCAGCCATTGCTGGGGCACAGGCCAGAATCTGTGCACAACTCGGTCGACTTTGCAAAAGCACAAGCATGGAATCAAGGTGTCCGAACTGCCCCCGACATTCAGAGATGCT GATGACCCGCACGACTGGCAGATAGAATCAGccaagatggcttcaatatATCGAGACGCCTATTTCGTCCTTGGCGCTGCTTGCGGCGAGTCTGACGCTCAGGGCTTTCTCCACGCGCGCCATTGGCAAGATGTGGTTACGCTTACACCGTTAGACACAGGGACAACTTTGGCCCTACAACTCTTACCCACTGAGACCGATGAAGATCACGTCGACCCGGTTTCCCAGGAACCTCTGAGTAAGCGCGCTTGGTGCCTCCAGGAGAGATACCTTCCCCGAAGAATGCTGTTGTATGGATCCCAGCGGATCCTGTGGGAATGCCAGAAGATGAGCGCCAGCGAAGAGGGCGACATAACGCTGCATGACGGCAGCCATCTAGAGCGGATCTGCAAGACAGCCAACATACCGGCGTCTGTCCTTGCACGTGCATGTAGGGGGCGCTATGAAGGAGACAAGGATGTGAATTATGTCGACTGGTATAAAATGGTTGAGGACTATACCGGACGTTTCATCACAAAAGCTTCTGATCGGCTGCCTGCCCTAAGTG GCCTGTGGAAGAATGGCCTAATCGAGGGTCTAACTTGGTGCGGGAGTCAAGGAGCCGAAAAGTTAGAAGAGCCCGGAGAGTACATCTCTCCGTCATGGTCCTGGGCATCCGTCGCTGGAACAGTCCGGTTTCCTATATACAGCTGGTATGAGCGAGCCCGCTGGTCAGCCAACATGTCCGATTTCGAGCCACTAGCGGAGTACGTGAGCCATTCGTTAGACCTTCTGGACCTAGACCAACACGGACGTCTCAAGGGGGGATGGTTACGGATCAATGCGCCTCTATTCCCAATCATATCTCTAGAGCCTCGTCAGAGTTCACCACCAAGTCTCGTTTTATACTTTGGCGTGGCCCCAATGCGATCTCCTTTTGCAGACAAAACAATCGGGGTGCGGCTAGAGTCCACGCACGAAACAATAGAGGCATGGCTAGAGGGCGGATTTGACAAACCGCACGACGAAAACGTCTCCCTCGACCAACTTTTCGTTGTCTTCTTAACTCGGCTACCATTGATCCTTGAAAATGGCTTCATGGAGCACCGATTTGGCCTCATCGTCAAGAAGACGGGAGATGGTGAGCAGTACCGGCGCGTTGGCTTCGTCGATGGGCTTGTTCTGCGGAAAGTGTATACTCGTCTGAAGAGGTGGGCTTTGAAAATTGCAGGTGATCCTGATGCAGAGGCATATGGAGTTGCGGGATTCCGACGACCTTTACAGGATGGAGATATGCATAATTTGGATGAACGTCCCAACAGACTAGCATACGATGCGTTATGGGTCCATGGAACCGATATAACTCTAGTATAA
- a CDS encoding glycosyltransferase sugar-binding region containing DXD motif domain-containing protein, with protein sequence MLLSALAFTVAFWLLSGGQRKEIPQFDARQLEQQYPLVWKHIHSFDGVGGAWYIPPSWLADDQTPPTDIVEAASLASTAALFARERQVAFSNVPLLMHQTGASSKVNTWKPDVVPWVERWLEYSASPNNSEPMAYFFWDDEGIAMLMDKYDKGFVEDFNAIFTPVERADIFRIVTCLYFGGIYADIDTEPLRHPAHWNPEEEAASPSANGKQPVNLIWGLEADTDPNTNTYWRMGYTYPIQLTQWALASAPGHPALKQFMDNLYAEVLLEKNATTNDPNRADPLTRTGPAAVTLATLLWLEHDNGFRWNALTGLKDGGKTKLVADALILPITGFSPGRGSYGNMGSKPITDPDARLVHHALGSWRKFDLLVEYGKFCRTVFGLCKDWTKVPAPQRGL encoded by the exons ATGCTGCTGTCCGCCCTGGCCTTTACAGTGGCATTCTGGCTTCTCTCCGGCGGCCAGCGGAAGGAAATCCCCCAATTTGACGCCCGGCAGCTGGAACAACAGTATCCTTTAGTATGGAAGCACATTCACTCGtttgatggagttggaggag CATGGTACATTCCTCCGAGCTGGCTCGCCGACGACCAGACGCCGCCAACAGACATTGTCGAGGCTGCAAGTCTGGCGTCCACGGCCGCCCTCTTCGCACGCGAACGGCAGGTGGCCTTTTCCAACGTTCCACTTCTGATGCATCAGACCGGAGCTTCATCCAAGGTCAACACCTGGAAGCCTGATGTCGTCCCATGGGTCGAGCGGTGGCTTGAGTATTCCGCGTCTCCTAACAATAGTGAGCCTATGGCGTACTTCTTTTGGGACGACGAAGGAATCGCCATGCTCATGGATAAGTATGATAAGGGGTTTGTTGAGGATTTCAACGCAATCTTCACGCCCGTCGAGAGGGCAGACATCTTCCGCATCGTGACGTGCCTATACTTTGGAGGGATT TATGCCGACATTGATACAGAACCTCTCCGACACCCGGCGCATTGG AATCCcgaagaggaggctgctTCGCCTTCCGCCAATGGCAAACAGCCCGTTAACCTTATCTGGGGGCTTGAAGCTGACACAGATCCAAATACAAACACCTATTGGCGGATGGGATACACGTATCCGATCCAGCTTACTCAATGGGCGCTGGCGTCTGCTCCTGGGCACCCGGCCCTGAAGCAGTTCATGGACAATCTTTACGCCGAGGTGCTCTTGGAAAAGAATGCGACTACGAATGATCCCAACAGGGCCGACCCTCTCACGCGAACCGGTCCTGCTGCTGTCACGCTGGCTACTCTCCTGTGGCTGGAGCATGACAATGGGTTTAGGTGGAACGCCCTAACTGGGCTGAAAGACGGAGGCAAAACGAAGCTCGTGGCAGATGCTTTGATTTTGCCAATTACTGGCTTCAG CCCCGGTCGCGGATCCTACGGAAACATGGGTTCGAAGCCTATTACGGATCCAGATGCCCGACTTGTCCATCATGCCTTGGGCTCATGGCGGAAATTCGATCTGCTAGTCGAGTATGGCAAGTTTTGTCGCACAGTATTTGGTCTTTGCAAAGACTGGACCAAGGTCCCGGCGCCACAACGCGGATTATAA
- a CDS encoding glycosyltransferase sugar-binding region containing DXD motif domain-containing protein, translating to MIKLHDSGSANDKIERRARTFLWLAILSFFSAIFCFRHLLYTSWTLAALPLHWRAHRESFLLSQERDNFDVTFSNYSINQLSASPYEDLVPPVLHHIALGRHGTQWRTEWKETVQSCIDIHPGWETHVWTDDTAAQFVEDKFPDLKEMWDSYTYPVERIDALRYMLLYEFGGVVLDMDLKCTRALGPLRRFSFVAPEAHPVGFSVGFMMSSRRNSFVGDIVNNLATYNKHWLGLPYATVMFSTGCHYASVIHAAQPDRSSLKILPGPMHSLNGRVTTPIFEHLGSSSWHSYDARFITSLGRRLHQVVFFCVGVAVALLVRRRLIVRRVWCNCMGDRSLV from the coding sequence atgatCAAACTACACGACTCCGGATCTGCCAACGACAAAATCGAAAGAAGAGCGCGAACCTTTCTTTGGTTAGCGATACTGAGTTTCTTCTCAgccatcttctgcttccGCCATCTCCTCTACACCTCATGGACGCTGGCCGCCCTCCCACTTCACTGGAGGGCCCATCGCGAAAGTTTCCTCCTCTCACAAGAACGAGATAACTTCGACGTCACATTTTCCAACTACAGTATAAACCAGCTCTCGGCATCCCCCTATGAGGACCTCGTGCCCCCCGTTTTACACCACATCGCCCTCGGCAGACATGGCACCCAATGGAGGACAGAGTGGAAGGAGACGGTTCAGAGCTGCATCGACATCCATCCCGGCTGGGAAACTCACGTGTGGACAGACGACACTGCCGCTCAATTCGTGGAGGACAAGTTCCCCGACCTCAAGGAGATGTGGGACAGTTACACATACCCCGTTGAACGAATCGACGCTCTCCGCTACATGCTTCTCTATGAATTCGGCGGCGTGGTGCTCGACATGGACCTCAAATGCACACGCGCCCTCGGCCCTCTTCGACGATTCAGTTTCGTGGCGCCTGAAGCTCATCCTGTCGGCTTCTCCGTTGGTTTCATGATGTCCAGCAGGCGCAACAGTTTCGTCGGCGATATTGTCAATAACCTGGCCACTTACAACAAGCACTGGCTGGGCCTCCCCTACGCGACTGTCATGTTCAGCACGGGCTGCCACTATGCCTCGGTCATCCACGCCGCCCAACCTGACCGGAGCAGCCTGAAGATCCTTCCCGGACCGATGCACAGCCTCAACGGGCGGGTAACAACCCCCATATTCGAGCACTTGGGGAGCTCATCCTGGCACTCATACGACGCTAGATTCATCACGTCGCTGGGCCGGAGGCTGCACCAGGTTGTCTTCTTTTGCGTGGGCGTCGCAGTGGCACTGTTGGTCAGGAGGAGATTAATTGTGCGGCGGGTATGGTGTAATTGCATGGGGGATCGGTCACTCGTATAA
- a CDS encoding glcNAc-PI de-N-acetylase domain-containing protein — MARKIRDTKVFKACYWLVGTRSRRRTLLRVAIVILVIPIVLQWFLAYIVGSDARLLPPELLRSKSLLVVTAHPDDECLFFSPTILGILDRNRAINGGLLVMSTGNNYGKGETRKQELKGSCQALGINPSRCEALNHPSLQDNPRKWWDTNLIQAIVREYVKKWEVDAIITFDEGGVSGHINHRAVSAAVSEYVLGDKDAPPAYKLVTTAVLRKYTFLFDLPLTALSFTWRIISAIFYPSTKASPEISSKALLANSWHRYVMTRGAFASHESQYTWDRHLYMILSRYVWFNDLKRIPTQIGSS, encoded by the exons ATGGCGCGCAAAATCCGCGATACCAAAGTCTTCAAGGCCTGCTATTGGCTTGTGGGCACGCGAAGCCGACGCCGCACCCTGCTTCGGGTAGCCATCGTCATACTCGTCATCCCTATTGTCTTACAATGGTTCCTCGCCTATATCGTCGGTAGTGATGCACGCCTGCTGCCGCCGGAACTGCTACGGTCAAAGAGCCTCCTGGTGGTGACGGCACATCCCGACGATGagtgcctctttttctcgcCAACCATCCTGGGCATCCTCGATAGGAACCGTGCCATCAATGGCGGGTTGCTAGTCATGTCGACCG GAAACAACTATGGCAAAGGCGAGACGCGCAAGCAAGAGCTGAAAGGCTCATGTCAAGCCTTGGGTATCAACCCATCGAGATGCGAGGCATTGAATCACCCTAGCCTCCAAGACAATCCCCGCAAGTGGTGGGATACAAACCTCATCCAGGCCATCGTGAGGGAGTATGTCAAGAAGTGGGAGGTTGACGCC ATAATTACCTTTGACGAAGGTGGTGTGTCTGGACACATCAACCACAGAGCTGTCAGTGCAGCCGTGAG TGAATATGTGTTGGGTGACAAAGATGCTCCTCCAGCATATAAGCTTGTCACCACGGCAGTTCTCAGGAAATATACTTTCTTGTTCGACCTGCCATTGACAGCGCTGTCTTTTACTTGGCGAATCATCTCTGCGATTTTTTATCCGTCCACAAAAGCGAGCCCAGAGATTAGCTCAAAGGCTCTGTTGGCCAATTCGTGGCATCGTTATGTCATGACGCGCGGCGCCTTTGCCAGTCATGAAAGCCAGTATACGTGGGACCGCCACTTGTACATGATCCTCAGTCGATACGTGTGGTTCAACGATCTCAAGAGAATACCGACACAAATAGGATCATcataa